The Alcaligenes faecalis sequence ATTCGTGGTTTGTTGTACGACGAAGGCTTTACGATCAGCGGGGCGCGCAATCGCCTGGGCGATGGCCCGGATATGCCTTTTGATCAGGAAGCTGCTGTGCGCTTGACTGGTCAGGAAATGCAGGCTTTGCGCACCAATTTGGGCCAGATTCAGGCAATGCTGGACCAGGCTTTGGTAATGACGGATCCAGGCTCTACCCAGTAATCCGGGATTGCCCAGCAAGAATGAAGGTCGGCCTTGGGGCCGGCCTTTTTTTATGGGAGAGATCAATAGTGAACTTACGTAGTCAGGCTTTAACGGCATTGTTAGTGCAAGACCCC is a genomic window containing:
- a CDS encoding MerR family transcriptional regulator, which translates into the protein MSTNEKTATLPAIPAKRYFTIGEVSELCLVKPHVLRYWEQEFTQLKPVKRRGNRRYYQHHEVLLIRRIRGLLYDEGFTISGARNRLGDGPDMPFDQEAAVRLTGQEMQALRTNLGQIQAMLDQALVMTDPGSTQ